From one Equus asinus isolate D_3611 breed Donkey chromosome 5, EquAss-T2T_v2, whole genome shotgun sequence genomic stretch:
- the TMEM82 gene encoding transmembrane protein 82 isoform X3, producing MPAAMFSLPSLSSWLPGLPSLEWGSSLLDSLLQGLIGACGVSVLNSLLKVYFFVGCANNPERQPEKERLRAQWASLETLHLAGLALVLTIVGTRVAALVVLEFSLRAVSTLLSLDKGSQVPERLQLYLLCQYSLGCGLTCGLSFLQEGAPHRTLNLLLGLGLAALLCTGARRLHSHTCRLYELHSSQHYCGVCLGLLAGAHGLPRLLGRALAVAFVVGNLAAVALINRDFLTTSEAVRFWTPLTICYTLLVIYMQEEQRQRPGLQGQVQTVLVRMGGLFVLLLTVGRWLDLLGILVSLLGELWCLVAVRNLLDICQIQVGIWGPPSWLPWLEVSHRPPWRRGLRLRSHLKAWPGDSPLPSSLMCLLAGFSFPWAVGRRASGPLWLLAGASLSPWPLQRGAHSMAAGLPQGK from the exons ATGCCGGCGGCCATGTTCTCCCTGCCGTccctctcctcctggctccccggcctcccctccctggagtgGGGCTCCAGCCTCCTCGACTCCCTCCTGCAAG gcCTCATCGGGGCCTGCGGAGTCTCAGTCCTCAACAGCCTCCTGAAGGTCTACTTCTTCGTGGGCTGCGCCAA CAACCCGGAGCGGCAGCCCGAAAAGGAGCGGCTGCGGGCCCAGTGGGCCTCGCTGGAGACCCTGCAcctggcagggctggccctggtccTGACCATCGTGGGCACCCGGGTGGCTGCCCTGGTGGTGCTTGAGTTCTCCCTCCGGGCTGTCTCCACGCTGCTCTCCCTGGACAAG ggctcccaggTCCCTGAGAGGCTGCAGCTGTACCTGCTGTGTCAGTACTCGCTGGGCTGCGGCCTGACCTGCGGCCTGAGCTTCCTGCAGGAGGGCGCCCCTCACCGCACTCTGAACCTGCTGCTGGGCCTCGGGCTGGCCGCCCTGCTCTGCACGGGCGCCCGGCGCCTCCACAGCCACACCTGCCGCCTCTACGAGCTGCACAGCAGCCAGCACTACTGTGGGGTCTGCCTGGGACTGCTGGCCGGTGCTCACGGCCTCCCCCGGCTGCTGGGCCGAGCCCTGGCCGTGGCCTTTGTTGTGGGCAATCTGGCGGCCGTGGCCCTCATCAACAGGGACTTCCTGACCACCTCGGAGGCCGTGCGCTTCTGGACACCACTCACCATCTGCTACACCCTGCTGGTCATCTACATGCAGG AGGAGCAGCGGCAGCGCCCCGGCCTGCAGGGCCAGGTCCAGACGGTGCTGGTGCGCATGGGTGGCCTCTTCGTGCTGCTGCTGACTGTGGGCCGCTGGCTGGACCTCCTGGGCATCCTCGTCTCCCTGCTGGGCGAGCTCTGGTGCCTGGTGGCCGTCCGCAACCTGCTTGACATTTGCCAGATACAG GTTGGCATCTGGGGGCCACCCAGCTGGCTGCCCTGGCTCGAGGTCTCTCACAGGCCACCGTGGAGGCGTGGGCTGAGGCTGCGGTCTCATCTTAAGGCTTGGCCAGGGGACagtccacttccaagctcactcatgtgtctgttggcaggattcagtttcCCGTGGGCCGTTGGACGGAGGGCCTCAGGTCCTCTCTGGCTGTTGGCCGGGGCCTCCCTCAGTCCTTGGCCTCTCCAGAGGGGcgctcacagcatggcagctggccTCCCTCAGGGCAAGtga
- the TMEM82 gene encoding transmembrane protein 82 isoform X2 — MPAAMFSLPSLSSWLPGLPSLEWGSSLLDSLLQGLIGACGVSVLNSLLKVYFFVGCANNPERQPEKERLRAQWASLETLHLAGLALVLTIVGTRVAALVVLEFSLRAVSTLLSLDKGSQVPERLQLYLLCQYSLGCGLTCGLSFLQEGAPHRTLNLLLGLGLAALLCTGARRLHSHTCRLYELHSSQHYCGVCLGLLAGAHGLPRLLGRALAVAFVVGNLAAVALINRDFLTTSEAVRFWTPLTICYTLLVIYMQGWHLGATQLAALARGLSQATVEAWAEAAVSS; from the exons ATGCCGGCGGCCATGTTCTCCCTGCCGTccctctcctcctggctccccggcctcccctccctggagtgGGGCTCCAGCCTCCTCGACTCCCTCCTGCAAG gcCTCATCGGGGCCTGCGGAGTCTCAGTCCTCAACAGCCTCCTGAAGGTCTACTTCTTCGTGGGCTGCGCCAA CAACCCGGAGCGGCAGCCCGAAAAGGAGCGGCTGCGGGCCCAGTGGGCCTCGCTGGAGACCCTGCAcctggcagggctggccctggtccTGACCATCGTGGGCACCCGGGTGGCTGCCCTGGTGGTGCTTGAGTTCTCCCTCCGGGCTGTCTCCACGCTGCTCTCCCTGGACAAG ggctcccaggTCCCTGAGAGGCTGCAGCTGTACCTGCTGTGTCAGTACTCGCTGGGCTGCGGCCTGACCTGCGGCCTGAGCTTCCTGCAGGAGGGCGCCCCTCACCGCACTCTGAACCTGCTGCTGGGCCTCGGGCTGGCCGCCCTGCTCTGCACGGGCGCCCGGCGCCTCCACAGCCACACCTGCCGCCTCTACGAGCTGCACAGCAGCCAGCACTACTGTGGGGTCTGCCTGGGACTGCTGGCCGGTGCTCACGGCCTCCCCCGGCTGCTGGGCCGAGCCCTGGCCGTGGCCTTTGTTGTGGGCAATCTGGCGGCCGTGGCCCTCATCAACAGGGACTTCCTGACCACCTCGGAGGCCGTGCGCTTCTGGACACCACTCACCATCTGCTACACCCTGCTGGTCATCTACATGCAGG GTTGGCATCTGGGGGCCACCCAGCTGGCTGCCCTGGCTCGAGGTCTCTCACAGGCCACCGTGGAGGCGTGGGCTGAGGCTGCGGTCTCATCTTAA
- the TMEM82 gene encoding transmembrane protein 82 isoform X1, with protein sequence MPAAMFSLPSLSSWLPGLPSLEWGSSLLDSLLQGLIGACGVSVLNSLLKVYFFVGCANNPERQPEKERLRAQWASLETLHLAGLALVLTIVGTRVAALVVLEFSLRAVSTLLSLDKGSQVPERLQLYLLCQYSLGCGLTCGLSFLQEGAPHRTLNLLLGLGLAALLCTGARRLHSHTCRLYELHSSQHYCGVCLGLLAGAHGLPRLLGRALAVAFVVGNLAAVALINRDFLTTSEAVRFWTPLTICYTLLVIYMQEEQRQRPGLQGQVQTVLVRMGGLFVLLLTVGRWLDLLGILVSLLGELWCLVAVRNLLDICQIQDFPSQRPSGSAPSQPQLSAPAQPPGTAPS encoded by the exons ATGCCGGCGGCCATGTTCTCCCTGCCGTccctctcctcctggctccccggcctcccctccctggagtgGGGCTCCAGCCTCCTCGACTCCCTCCTGCAAG gcCTCATCGGGGCCTGCGGAGTCTCAGTCCTCAACAGCCTCCTGAAGGTCTACTTCTTCGTGGGCTGCGCCAA CAACCCGGAGCGGCAGCCCGAAAAGGAGCGGCTGCGGGCCCAGTGGGCCTCGCTGGAGACCCTGCAcctggcagggctggccctggtccTGACCATCGTGGGCACCCGGGTGGCTGCCCTGGTGGTGCTTGAGTTCTCCCTCCGGGCTGTCTCCACGCTGCTCTCCCTGGACAAG ggctcccaggTCCCTGAGAGGCTGCAGCTGTACCTGCTGTGTCAGTACTCGCTGGGCTGCGGCCTGACCTGCGGCCTGAGCTTCCTGCAGGAGGGCGCCCCTCACCGCACTCTGAACCTGCTGCTGGGCCTCGGGCTGGCCGCCCTGCTCTGCACGGGCGCCCGGCGCCTCCACAGCCACACCTGCCGCCTCTACGAGCTGCACAGCAGCCAGCACTACTGTGGGGTCTGCCTGGGACTGCTGGCCGGTGCTCACGGCCTCCCCCGGCTGCTGGGCCGAGCCCTGGCCGTGGCCTTTGTTGTGGGCAATCTGGCGGCCGTGGCCCTCATCAACAGGGACTTCCTGACCACCTCGGAGGCCGTGCGCTTCTGGACACCACTCACCATCTGCTACACCCTGCTGGTCATCTACATGCAGG AGGAGCAGCGGCAGCGCCCCGGCCTGCAGGGCCAGGTCCAGACGGTGCTGGTGCGCATGGGTGGCCTCTTCGTGCTGCTGCTGACTGTGGGCCGCTGGCTGGACCTCCTGGGCATCCTCGTCTCCCTGCTGGGCGAGCTCTGGTGCCTGGTGGCCGTCCGCAACCTGCTTGACATTTGCCAGATACAG gATTTTCCATCCCAGAGGCCTTCGGGGTCAGCTCCAAGCCAGCCCCAGCTCTCAGCACCTGCCCAGCCCCCGGGGACAGCCCCCTCCTGA